Proteins encoded by one window of Culicoides brevitarsis isolate CSIRO-B50_1 chromosome 2, AGI_CSIRO_Cbre_v1, whole genome shotgun sequence:
- the LOC134828953 gene encoding mucin-2-like, whose product MNFLQSLTIALLCVTVCNGSPILEKLFNKKKGGGGDQGPKVVIVGQPLTLAKLPPAKVKVGDPMAGKPIRTVQIQEKIPMIRKVTITQEVPVQKTILVKKLVTVNEPRTVVKDYVTYVNGKSTQPRVIEGTLAEGHAVGGSQSHGAGNAGQPIVVNLAQAQAQAQAQSGAGGHGGNGGPIVVNLSEVAAKAQAQSQGGSGGGAGQPIVIPLGGAGAGSGASASAGASSGGAQVTGGQNGEPYVIRLPGGGSGASAGASAGGAGGRKTIIIPIPKKEPELPPLVIPIPYSSGSKTPQYQPIYIPYKGKQDESPIVVPLPAPTPKPGPPPVYPVNVGPPQKDEPPLVIPLPPSGGPQQPTPVYPVSVEAKKPDPTPLVIPLPPSGGPPQPPSVYPVTVKDPNANQAPLVVPLPAPKPQSPSVYPVTVKDPNANQSPLIVPLPSQKAQGPSVYPVTVRDPNANQSPLVVPLPSQQAQGPSVYPVTVKDPNANQSPLVVPLPAQQAQGPSVYPVTIRGQNQNQSPLIVPLPAQQAQGPSVYPVTIRDQNQNQSPLIVPLPSQQAQGPSVYPVTVRDQNQNQSPLIVPLPSQQAQGPSVYPVTIQGQNQNQSPLIVPLPSQQAQGPSVYPVTIRDQNQNQSPLIVPLPSQQAQSPSVYPVTVRDQNQNQSPLIVTLPGQRPQAPQVYPVTVRDQNQNQSPLIVPIQSNQGPQTPQVYPVSINQGQREQGPLVVPLPSNQGQQSPSVYPVTIRDQNQNQSPLIVPLPQRGGQQSPSVYPVTIQDQNQNQSPLVVPLPSRGGQQSPSVYPVSIRDQNQNQSPLVVPLPSRGGQQSPSVYPVSIRDQNQNQSPLIVPLPQRGGQQSPNVYPVTIQDQNQNQSPLVVPLPSRGGQQSPSVYPVSIRDQNQNQSPLVVPLPQRGGQQSASVYPVTIQDQNRNQSPLVVPLPQRGGQQSASVYPVTIQDQNQNQSPLVVPLPSRGGQQSASVYPVSIKDQNQNQSPLIVPLPSRGGQQSASVYPVSIQDQNRNQSPLVVPLPQRGGQQSASVYPVSIQDQNRNQSPLVVPLPQRGGQQSASVYPVSIQDQNQNQSPLVVPLPQRGGQQSASVYPVSVQGQNQNQSPLIVPLPSRGGQQSPSVYPVSVQGQNQNQSPLVVPLPSSGRQQKTEVYPVNVQNQGQNQQQGPLIVPLPSSNQGQQRPNVYPVQVDPRNNQNQSPLIVPLPSNGGQQSPSVYPVSVQGQNQNQSPLIVPLPSSGKQQKTEVYPVSVNQGQNQNQSPLIVPLPSSGGQQKPNVYPVSVQNQGDNGNKGPLIVPLPNSQGQQKTNVYPVSVQGQNQNQSPLIVPLPSSGGQAQSQVFPVSVNEGSNKNQGPLIVPLPSKQGSGNQVYPVNVQDYNQHSRAPLFIPLPQQGGHAQSQVYPVSLNQGHNHQGGPIVIPFSSHEHQRPNVYPVNFQGQNQQNTPLIVPLPSSGSGRDQNLIVPIGSSQHKEKSPLVVPIPSSNKGSSHVVFPVSTGKQHQHKDTPLVVPIPSSQSQGSTTVKVIPVGSSSHKEKTPLVVPLPSDKPTKTVVFPVSTEKKSSDETPLVVPLPAKIHASKNSHVLPIDLTKDKGGHQQQTPLVVPITTGSSSSSSSSSQNSGFNVNIIPALLTATNQQSTRLQPVSGGSSSYSSGSSSSYSGSSSGSDNNLIPLVISATLNQHSHKFGSSGSSSSSHGSSSSNFNSHTQAILPVVLSQTQGNSHGSHSSSGSSSGSSNSVIPVVVSALNQQQGSSGSSHGSFSSSSSGSSNSVVPVVVSALSQQQGGSSHGSSSSYSKSQVDNAFEFSRPQKSRELTSFTVKSQQSQSSYHPQSPTGGPYA is encoded by the exons atgaatttctTACAGTCATTAACCATTGCACTGTTGTGCGTAACGGTGTGTAATGGCTCgccaattttggaaaaattattcaacaaaaagaAGGGCGGCGGCGGAGACCAAGGCCCCAAAGTAGTTATTGTCGGACAACCCCTTACCTTGGCAAAATTACCGCCAGCAAAAGTGAAGGTTGGCGATCCAATGGCTGGAAAACCAATTCGTACTGTTCAAATTCAAGAAAAGATTCCCATGATCCGTAAAGTTACGATTACGCAAGAAGTGCCTGTGCAAAAGACCATTCTTGTCAAGAAACTCGTGACAGTCAATGAGCCACGTACTGTCGTCAAGGATTACGTTACCTACG TTAATGGAAAATCTACTCAACCACGTGTCATTGAGGGAACTCTTGCCGAAGGACATGCCGTTGGCGGATCTCAATCCCATGGAGCTGGAAATGCTGGACAACCAATCGTCGTTAACCTTGCACAAGCTCAAGCTCAGGCTCAAGCCCAATCTGGAGCTGGAGGTCATGGCGGAAATGGCGGACCAATTGTTGTTAATCTTTCGGAAGTTGCTGCCAAAGCTCAAGCTCAATCTCAAGGCGGATCAGGAGGCGGCGCTGGACAACCAATTGTCATTCCTTTGGGAGGCGCAGGAGCTGGATCTGGAGCAAGTGCAAGTGCTGGAGCATCGTCTGGAGGCGCACAAGTTACCGGAGGACAAAATGGAGAACCTTACGTCATTAGATTGCCCGGAG gaGGATCTGGCGCTTCAGCAGGAGCTTCAGCTGGCGGAGCAGGCGGTCGTAAAACAATCATTATCCCAATCCCCAAAAAGGAACCTGAATTGCCTCCTCTAGTTATCCCAATTCCATATTCATCGGGATCGAAAACTCCTCAATATCAACCAATCTACATTCCATACAAAGGAAAACAAGACGAATCTCCAATCGTTGTTCCTCTTCCAGCTCCAACACCCAAAC cTGGTCCGCCTCCAGTTTATCCAGTTAATGTTGGTCCTCCACAAAAAGACGAACCTCCATTGGTTATTCCATTGCCTCCATCTGGCGGCCCTCAACAACCAACTCCTGTTTATCCCGTTTCTGTTGAAG CTAAGAAACCCGATCCTACGCCATTAGTTATTCCTTTACCACCTTCTGGAGGTCCTCCTCAACCACCATCTGTTTACCCAGTTACTGTCAAAG ACCCGAACGCAAATCAAGCGCCACTCGTTGTACCATTGCCCGCTCCAAAACCACAATCTCCTTCAGTTTATCCAGTAACTGTTAAAGATCCAAATGCGAACCAATCGCCTCTTATTGTTCCATTGCCATCACAAAAAGCTCAAGGCCCATCAGTTTATCCAGTTACTGTTAGAGATCCAAATGCTAACCAATCGCCTCTTGTTGTACCATTGCCTTCACAACAAGCTCAAGGCCCATCCGTTTATCCAGTTACTGTCAAAGATCCAAATGCCAACCAATCACCTCTTGTTGTTCCTTTGCCAGCTCAACAAGCTCAAGGACCTTCCGTATATCCCGTGACAATTCGAg GTCAAAACCAAAATCAATCGCCTCTTATTGTGCCATTGCCTGCACAACAAGCTCAAGGCCCATCAGTTTACCCAGTCACAATTAGAGATCAAAACCAAAATCAATCTCCTCTTATTGTGCCTTTACCATCACAACAAGCTCAAGGCCCATCAGTTTATCCTGTCACAGTTAGAGAccaaaatcaaaatcaatcgCCTCTAATTGTGCCATTGCCATCTCAACAAGCTCAAGGACCTTCCGTATATCCCGTTACAATCCAAG GTCAAAATCAAAACCAATCGCCTCTTATTGTGCCTTTACCATCACAACAAGCACAAGGCCCATCAGTTTACCCTGTCACAATTAGAGATCAAAACCAAAATCAATCGCCTCTAATTGTGCCATTGCCATCGCAACAAGCTCAAAGCCCTTCGGTCTATCCAGTCACTGTGAGagatcaaaatcaaaatcaatctCCTCTTATTGTGACATTGCCTGGTCAAAGACCACAAGCCCCTCAAGTTTATCCTGTTACAGTTAGAGATCAAAACCAAAACCAATCGCCATTGATTGTACCAATTCAATCTAATCAAGGACCACAAACTCCACAAGTTTATCCAGTTTCGATAAATCAAG gACAACGTGAACAAGGACCTTTAGTTGTTCCTCTTCCATCTAATCAAGGACAACAATCCCCAAGCGTTTATCCAGTTACGATTAGAGATCAAAACCAAAACCAATCGCCGCTCATTGTTCCTCTTCCACAAAGAGGCGGACAACAATCTCCAAGTGTTTATCCCGTAACAATTCAAGATCAAAACCAAAATCAATCGCCGCTTGTTGTTCCTTTGCCATCTCGAGGAGGACAACAGTCTCCAAGCGTTTATCCAGTATCGATTAGAGATCAAAACCAAAATCAATCGCCGCTTGTTGTTCCTTTGCCCTCTCGAGGAGGACAACAGTCTCCAAGCGTTTATCCAGTATCGATTAGAGATCAGAACCAAAATCAATCTCCATTAATTGTTCCGCTCCCACAAAGAGGAGGTCAACAATCTCCAAATGTTTATCCAGTGACGATTCAAGATCAAAACCAAAACCAATCGCCGCTTGTTGTTCCTTTGCCTTCTCGAGGAGGACAACAATCTCCAAGCGTTTATCCAGTATCGATTAGAGATCAAAACCAAAATCAATCTCCATTAGTTGTTCCTCTTCCACAAAGAGGCGGACAACAATCAGCAAGCGTTTACCCAGTAACAATTCAAGATCAAAACCGAAACCAATCGCCATTAGTTGTTCCTCTTCCACAAAGAGGCGGACAACAATCAGCAAGCGTTTATCCAGTGACAATTCAAGATCAAAACCAAAATCAATCCCCATTAGTTGTTCCCCTTCCATCTCGAGGAGGTCAACAATCTGCGAGCGTATATCCAGTATCAATTAAGGATCAAAACCAAAACCAATCTCCATTGATCGTTCCTTTGCCATCTCGCGGAGGTCAACAATCTGCAAGCGTATATCCAGTTTCAATTCAAGATCAAAACAGAAACCAATCGCCATTAGTTGTTCCTCTTCCACAAAGAGGCGGTCAACAATCTGCAAGCGTATATCCAGTTTCAATTCAAGATCAAAACAGAAACCAATCGCCATTAGTTGTTCCTCTTCCACAAAGAGGCGGTCAACAATCTGCTAGCGTATATCCAGTTTCAATTCAAGATCAAAACCAAAACCAATCGCCGCTTGTTGTTCCTCTTCCACAAAGAGGCGGTCAACAATCAGCAAGCGTTTATCCAGTATCAGTACAAGGTCAGAATCAAAACCAATCTCCATTAATTGTTCCTTTGCCATCACGCGGAGGTCAACAATCTCCAAGCGTTTATCCCGTATCAGTACAAGGTCAAAATCAAAACCAATCGCCATTAGTTGTCCCACTTCCGTCAAGTGGTAGACAGCAAAAAACCGAAGTTTATCCCGTTAACGTTCAAAATCAAG GACAAAATCAACAACAGGGACCATTAATTGTTCCATTACCTTCTTCAAATCAAGGACAACAAAGACCAAACGTTTATCCAGTTCAAGTAGATCCTCGTAACAACCAAAACCAATCGCCATTGATTGTTCCTCTTCCTTCTAACGGAGGTCAACAATCGCCAAGCGTTTATCCCGTATCCGTTCAAGGTCAGAATCAAAACCAATCGCCATTAATTGTCCCACTTCCTTCAAGtggtaaacaacaaaaaactgaaGTTTATCCCGTATCAGTGAACCAAGGGCAAAACCAAAATCAATCTCCTTTAATTGTTCCTCTGCCATCTAGCGGAGGCCAACAAAAGCCTAATGTATATCCTGTTAGCGTTCAAAATCAAG GCGACAATGGCAATAAAGGACCCCTTATTGTTCCCTTACCTAATTCACAAgggcaacaaaaaacaaacgtCTACCCGGTATCAGTTCAAGGTCAGAATCAAAACCAATCTCCGTTAATTGTTCCCCTTCCCTCGTCAGGAGGGCAAGCACAATCGCAAGTCTTCCCTGTGTCAGTTAATGAAGGTTCAAACAAGAATCAAGGTCCCCTAATTGTTCCATTGCCAAGCAAACAAGGCTCCGGCAATCAAGTTTATCCCGTTAACGTTCAAG ATTATAACCAACACTCTCGAGCACCATTATTCATTCCTCTTCCACAACAAGGAGGACATGCACAATCTCAAGTTTATCCCGTTTCACTGAATCAGGGTCATAACCATCAGGGAGGTCCAATTGTGATTCCCTTCAGCTCGCACGAGCATCAAAGACCCAATGTCTATCCAGTGAACTTCCAAG GTCAAAACCAACAAAACACACCGTTAATTGTTCCTCTTCCCAGCTCAGGATCGGGTCGTGATCAAAACCTGATTGTTCCTATTGGTTCAAGCCAACACAAAG aaaaaagtcCTCTCGTTGTACCAATCCCCTCGAGTAACAAAGGATCCTCTCATGTTGTCTTCCCAGTGTCGACTGGCAAACAACATCAACACAAAGACACACCATTAGTCGTTCCAATTCCGAGCTCACAAAGTCAAG GCTCTACTACCGTTAAAGTAATTCCCGTTGGTTCATCGTCCCACAAAG AAAAGACTCCGTTAGTTGTTCCCTTGCCGTCGGATAAACCGACAAAAACTGTAGTTTTTCCCGTTTCCACGGAGAAAAAAAGCTCCGATGAGACTCCGTTAGTTGTTCCGCTTCCAGCGAAAATTCATGCGTCAAAAAATTCGCATGTTCTTCCCATTGACTTGACGAAAGATAAAG gAGGTCACCAACAACAAACCCCATTGGTTGTCCCAATCACTACAGGATCTTCGTCTTCATCCTCCTCTTCAAGCCAAAACTCAGGATTCAATGTTAACATTATCCCCGCCCTTTTGACAGCTACCAACCAACAAAGTACTCGTTTGCAACCCGTTTCCGGCGGATCATCCTCTTACAGCAGCGGATCTTCGTCATCTTACAGCGGAAGCTCTTCAGGAAGCGACAACAACTTGATCCCATTGGTTATCTCAGCAACTTTGAACCAACATTCCCACAAATTTGGCAGCTCTGgatcttcttcgtcttctcatggcagcagcagcagcaacttcAACTCTCACACACAAGCCATCCTCCCAGTTGTCTTGTCACAAACTCAAGGAAATTCCCACGGAAGTCACTCTAGCAGTGGTTCAAGCTCAGGATCAAGCAACAGCGTCATTCCCGTCGTTGTTTCTGCATTGAATCAACAACAAGGAAGCAGCGGTAGCTCTCACGGAAGCTTCTCAAGCTCCAGCTCTGGATCAAGCAATAGTGTTGTTCCCGTTGTCGTTTCCGCTTTGAGCCAACAACAAGGAGGAAGCAGCCATGGAAGCTCGTCGTCATACAGCAAGAGTCAAGTTGACAACGCTTTTGAATTCTCGCGCCCCCAAAAGTCACGTGAACTCACCTCGTTCACCGTCAAATCACAGCAAAGCCAAAGTAGTTATCATCCACAAAGTCCCACAGGTGGTCCATACGCCTAA